TCAACTCAAGAAGTTCAATCTCCAATGTCTGCATCCAGATTCTTTGTACCATGTTTCAACAAACAGGTTGACGCTTCTTTGTCCTAGCCAGTTCTTCGCATGCACCTCAGATGGTTTACCCTGTTTAGTTTGTTTGATAGCTACTTTTCAGCTCACTTCAGTGCTTCGCTTCTATCTGCATCAAAGAGAATAGCTCATGTTTTGAATGAGAAAAAAATTCTCTACAGCAAgaattattatttttatccaACAAGAACAAGTCTTATGTTTATCAGTAACTAGcacaaaaaatagaaagaaacataaaaaaagaacaaattatGCATGTTTGTTTTGGTCAAATATAATATTCTTGAAGTGAAAACCCAGAGGAACTTAGTTTCTGTCATAAACACAACTCAATACCATGTCCAATAAGAATGCATTTGGTTCCCTGCAGATGCCCCAGCCAGGCTCTGTGGGTGCAGCTTTTGGGCGTTTGGTTGCCTGGGGGAAGGTCTAAGCCTGTCCCATGGCATACAAAAGTAGCCAGCGAGCCTGGCTCCCAGGAAACGAGATTGAAATCCGTTTCTCCCAAGCCAGGCTCGTGAGATGCAGGGTATTAACATGCCAATGATGGTATTAGCAAATAATTATCATGTTTTAAGGCATATTAGTATATTTCAAAGTAGATTAAGAATTAATGACACAAATAAGTATTGTACGGACGATTCaagcaaaataaaaataatcttaatatttctttttatttcaatATAAGCTGTTTAGTATTGATTGACAGAACTCCACCACAGTTAAAGAAAACTGAGCTGTGGTCTTGTTTACTTCCATAACAGTTTTGCTAACATTTCACAGGAAGGATCGCACACAAACAACAAAAATTCAGCTTAACACAAACTTATTTTTATTGGATTGCCAGGATTTGTTTGATCAACTGATATACAACATCAACAACACTGTACAGAACAAGTCATATCAATAACCCTCCATTGAATCACACTGTCATCAAGCCATAGCTCCTGAATTAGATGCACTAACTTGCTAAGCTCTAGACCCTACTGAAACCAGAATGGTACCAACACAGTGATTCACTAGTTCTCATGGCAAGCATGGCATTCATACATATAGTCGCACATAAAAACATAAAGGGAACTTACCAGCATACAGAAGTTACCTTAATACTGCTCAGGTACCCCTGCAGATCTCACTTGTGCAGAAGTTCGGGAAGAAAATGGTGCTCTTCTGGACATCAAGCTCAGCCAATCCTTGCAATGTTGCCTTCCTCACATCAATAGCAAATATCACTGCCAACTTGTCCATGTACCTGGGTCTGGTTTGAGAAAGCAAGTAAACGACATCATCATCCATGCTTAGGATGGGGCATGCCACTGGAAGTTCCTTCCATGTTCGTGTGGTCTTGCTGCTCAGCATAGCCATGAGATCAGAAAGACATGGGTCACTAGCCTCCAAGTTGACGTCTTTAACGTCAATTACACAGTCACGGTGCCAGCCCTCCCCCAAACCAACCGGTATTGCCATGTTCCATGTTGTGGACTTCCAGCCATCACGGATGACCTGGGATTTCCTTGAGTTATTGCACACCCAGTCAGTGTGGGAAACAGGGGTGGCATTCAGCTCTTCTCGGTACAAGAATTCCAACTCTACATACTTGATCGAGTCTTTGTTTCGGCTGATAGTTACGTCCCGCAAATAGCTGGGGTTACAATGTCTGAGGCGGCAATCCCAGTCACCCCTTGCCGGCACTGGCAGTGGGACATCCTGGAGCAGTGGGCATTCCTTGAGCACGTCGCAAAAGAAGATGCCACGCCAGAGGTCCACCCAGGCGACCGTGCCATGCTCACCACCAATTGTGATGGTCTTCTCCGTCTCGTGGTACAGCCTGTCGACTGCTCGAGGTAAAGGGATAAGCTTGTCCCTCTCGAACTCATTCACTGACAACCGCTTGGAGATCCACCCTTTGGAATCTGAGGATCTGTACAGGTGGAGGTCGAAGTCCCACCTAATGAGCGCGCGGCCATCGTACAGGGGGAGCCTAACACCGAGAGCAGCAACGACATACCAAGCGCCGTCTTCGCGGCTAATGAGGGCAGTTGCGGAGTCGTCGAGCACCCTGGGGTGCGGGTTCGGTAGCAGATTTAGCCACTGGGCGCGCGGCCTGTAGACGAAGTAGTCCCAGTCCAATCCTCTGTTGGTGCTGTTGGGGTCGATGGGAacgcggaggaggacgagatCTGCGTCGGTGGCGACAATCTTGGGCCCTATTTTGCGGAAGTCCAGGCCAGGGCAGTGGACACAAAAGTGGGAGAGAagtggcgggcgggcggcgcggaaggTCACCTTGATAGGCAAGCCGCTGCTCGTGGTGCTCTCGGCGGTGGTGTTGTTGGGGAGGTCGGCGATGTAGCACCACCTGTCGAGGAGAACCAAgcctgaggcggcggcggactcgGGAAGAGAAGGTGGAACGCAGGAGGAGACGGTGGAGGCAGCCATGTCCGTGAAGGGCGAGGAAGCAGAGGAGGTGAACAGATCCAATCCAAGTAGAGGCAAGGGGATCGGATGCGATGGCAGCAGGCGGCGAGATTTGGGAACGAAATTTGGGGCTAGGGACCTAGGGTTCACCTTTGGGTTTGGAGCCGCGGCCGCGTCAGGACGTCACACGTGTGCGGTTAGTGCTTTCTgcaggccgggccgggccgggccgcaCCGATAAGGCCCGAAAACTTCCACGAAGCTTcagatccaaaaaaaaaaaacacacctCAGCTAATACGAAAAACAACAAAACCCAAAACATCACTTGGGCCGAGGCGTCGACACGCCGTGCGGCCTGGTGGCACGGCTCTGAGGTGCGCACGCCCAGTCCCCCactctgacgaaactgaatcaaAGGGGTTCAGTTATAATTGCTCGGGAAACACATATTCAGGTGGCCAAAACTTTCATAAACAATATACAACCCGACCCTAGTAGCTATATCAAAGTTAGATCTAGTATATAGGACTTCAACTTTTAGTAAGGAAGTTTGGTCAAATTCGAATTTGTTTTGGAGATAGGAAGGCTCAAAGTTGAGGAAAACTCACTGAATCCTAGGTTCAGTTAACTGGTTTCAAAATTGCTGTTTGACCAAATTTTGACTAAGATTTTTAAACCTTTAAACTTGGAATCACATAACAAGGTTACATACTATGAAACTAGatagttttttatttccattTTGACCATAAAACGTATAGGTTTTTTGAAGGAATTTAAATTggcaagcactcaaacatggcTAATTTAAACATTTTGCTCCTATAAGAAAATTCAGAACTCCTATTTTCACATATATCACGTATATGCTTTCTAATAATCATGTTTATGAGAAAAATAACATTTCAACAATTCACATCCACATGTTTCTCATGAACTTTTAGTTTGGcttttaaatttaattttcaaacttgaaatttgcaaaaatttaaacataaacatatAAGATGACCGTTTGGCTTATGAACAATATGAGATGCAATGACACGTTTAATTTTAATTAAACTTGCTTAAAGTTTTCTAAACACCAGAGGTGTTACATGCTGTCTCCAGTGAAGGCGGACTTCATCTCAAGATCCCTTGCACAATGCTACACTAGCTCCCGCAGTCATCTTCTGAGAATGTGCTTGGTACCCTGATCGAATTCCACACGAAACACAAGAAGGGAATGAGTAGCATGCCGCCCAATCTCGCAAACTCTAAATCTCAACACCCCTCGCGTCAAGCCGTAAGTCTCAATTTGTGCTTAGCATGGAATGGAATGGGAGAACATTGGTTTATAGGACATGCAGGGCTGCCATGTCTGTTGGACGTCGGGTGAAGGAACAGCCACACTGCATGGATAGGCAGTGTAGGCGCATTGCAGGTGTTCCGTTTTTCCATTCTCcttcaggggtgtttggatacaaggtactaaactttaggagggtcacgtCAAATATTcgaacgctaattaggaggactaaacatgagctaattataaaactaactgcagaacccctgtaCTAATTcgagagacgaatctattaagcctaattaatccatcattagcaaatggttactgtagcccGCCTCTGTCCTTTCACTGGCATCACTGTCGAGTGTCCAGAGCCTTCTCTCCTTGCTTCTCTGTTGCTGTTGAAAGGTTGAATATAAGCTTGCCAGTTTGGTTGAGTTCTAAACCACTTCATACTCCAATCTGTTTCCAGTGATCAGTTTTTAACCTGGAAACCAGTGAACCTGCTCAAAACCAGTTCCACTTTTCTGGTCTGGATTGGTTTGCGGGTTGAGCTGGTGTCAAACCAACCCATGAAAACCATTGATATTCAGCAAAGCTAAGCCATGCTTCAGTTACGGTTGCAGTTATTATATACTGAGTACTACCATTGAATTCTTTGGAAGTATATTGTTAACTAGGGCTGTCATTGTTTAGAAATTCTCTTAAAAATAAGAACATAATAATGGGTCACTGGCTTGGTGCAAGCTTGCTGATTGCAGTGGCAGTTTGTCGAAAATAAGTTCCCGTCGGCAGCCCTAGTATTGCAACAACCGTGTGCGGAGGGACGTGCGGCGGCATCAACCGCACACGCGTCGAGCAGCAAACATGAAATACTTGAACAGCAGCAGTAAAGTAGCAATAAAAATCTCCAATAATCTTCGGTTAAACAACCCAGAGCTTATTTCCCTCCGGCTTATAATAATAATCAACCACCAATAAACTACGGCagctaataataataataatctaGATGGTAAACAAACAGAGCATAAGAAATCTGAACAGTACAAATTTTCACATATATTTTCAATTGAATACCTAGCATGCTCCACCGCTTGTGCGGAGACCATCAATTTCTTTGAGTTCCAGTCTGCGAACGTGACTAATGGTAAACAAAGAGGACATAAGAAATCTGAACAGGGTAGATTTTACACAGATTTTCAGCGATTGGGAATTCATACACGAGGAGAATTTGCATCAGGGTCAGGACAGCTCACCTGTCTCAGTGATAGTGATCACCACAGTTCGCCGGTTACATACACTATGAATATATGCGGACGATCACACTCCATATCTCGTGCTAACAATGCTATATAACACGTCTACAATCGATACTTCACAGGAGCTGCTCCGAAACCACGGGCACGACCACGACCACGGTGTCCGAAACCACGGGCACGACCACGACCACGACCACGTCCGAAATCACGGCAGCGGACACGGCGGTGGAGGTTCCAGGTTTCATGACCATGGTTTCTGAAAACACGGCGGCGGAGGTCCCAGGTTCCACGACCAAGGACTTCTGGTCGGGTGTAATCCTCCAGGACCTCTTTCAACCTGCAATCCagattttatataaaaaaattaagatTTATTGGAAGTTGCTCAAACGTGCTGGCTGTAGCTTGTGCTAcagctgcagcagccagcaTCAGCCAGGGCTTGCTTGGTTGATGCCTTGGGAAACCTGCCTGTACCAGGCAGTATCAAGCAAGCACAATCAGATGCCAGATGATGCTGCCTGGCGCAGGCAGCTTTCTCAGGATTCAAAGCCAACACGCCCGCAAAGCAGTTGAGCtgtcaaaaaaatattgaaggatatggagctgcagctgcttAGACCAGTGGACGAGCGACTGGGCCAAGCAGCTGCAGCAAGCAGAAGTGAAGAGGCTGATTAATCCTAACTTAGACTAAACTAAAAGCTAAGACAGTGCCATAAAAATTTATTGGCCCTTACCATTCCCACAATTTAGCTGTCATAAGATGATCAGAGCATAGCAATTTTTCCAAGATAATAGGAAGTCGGTCTTCGAGATAATGAGAGGTTAGAAGATCCAACTCTGAAAGTTTGTTAAAAGGTTCTTTCCCCTCTTGTTGCCATTCCTGTCCCAGACCCCCCTTCACAGCAATAATTCTGGTATCAAAATCAGTGAAACAAAcagaaaacagaaaaaaaacaaatattcaCCTTAGACTTTCCATGTTCGTTTACTTGTCTTGGAAAAACAGACAAGCTAACATCATCAGATTGATAAATCCCAAACTTCCTATGATCATCTTCATTCTCCTGAAGCTTTTCATTGCTTCCATCTAAAACACCAGGTATGTACCGTAAAACCTTTTTGAGGACTGGATGTCCTTCTAAAGCAATTCGCTGTCTCCAATCTTCTCCAAGGGTCTGAGGACTTGTCAATACAACTTTTAGAGGTTGTCTCACTTTCTTTGGCGCGAAGCGGCGTATCTTATGTATTCCAGAAAATAATCCAGCTCTCGCCAATGAGGACCTCAGCGCCAGAGTGGTCAATACACAATCCCAGAAACCATGAAGTCGATGTCGGAACCCCTCCAGTTGAGATGGGGTACACACTGAAGGTCTGACAGGAGGGTTTGACAGCTTACCGGTCAAATGGGTAAAAAATGCTGGCAGACCAAATCCTTTTATCCGAAATAGCTCAACAATCGTATAAATGTAACTGCTGTAGTCATTCAATCTTGCCTTTTCACAGAATTTGCTACAATACGGTGCACGTATTTCTGCACGGACTCCATCAGTGATAAAAATGGTGCTCAAGTCAAAGTTCCCGTTCCAACTTAACCCCGCATCATGAGAAAAAACAAGTTCTTCCAGTAAATCCAATCCAATAACTCTCCCAATCTTCGTGGTATCAGCAACATCTAAGGAAGTGCCACCAGCAAATATAGTTTTTAACTCAGAGAACTCATTACCAGGTATTTGAACAAACTCCTCGAGTGATATTTCCCTTGTTTCAGGAACAATTTGACAACCAGGCACAGACTTTTCATGTGATATATCCTCTTCTGTATATGGTCTCATGGAATAGGTACATGATCTTGGAGTCCATGTTTTAGGAACAAAGTGAGAGCCATGAAGATTCTctctctgaaaaaaaaaacacaatttCAGCCTTCGCATAATACAACAATGAGGACAAAATGCATTGCTTATTGCCACAACCGATTGTACACTAATTTTCTTCAATGTAAAATGCACTTTCAAACAAAAAACGTGACATGACTTGCAAGAAAGATAAGATTTCATGTATACAGTAATAGTATGTATACAGCATACAGATATCACCGGTAGAAATAGAATGGAAAAAGGAAGATCTGTTATAAATCAAATGTGATGGTAACATAGTAAAAAATGAGACACAAAGTCATTGCAATTACAGATATATTTGATTTCGCCAACCAGTAAAAAATTGTAACAAAGCATAAAATGATTCATTTTATGGTCAATGTTTTGCATACCAAAAGAGCTGCATCGGGTCCTGAATACAATCCTGTAAAGCTGCAGTCCAAATATAATCCATCACCATGTGATGTAATGCCTTCCGAATCTGGCTTCATGAATGAGGTAGATGCTTCGGAGGTACTTGTTTCAGGAACAAAGTAAGAACCCTGAAGAGAGAGCACACAATTTAATCCTCAGTATAATATAACAATGAACAAGACAAAATGCATAGTTTATTGCTATCATCAATTGAAATAATGCTAATATTCTTCAATGCAAAATGAATTTTCAAACAAGAACAAAGGCAACATGACTTGCAAGGAAGATAAAATTTCATGTATATGGGGAGAATAAATTGCATCTGGCTATGTCTACGGCATACATATATCACAGATAGAAATAgaaatggaaaaggaaaagattacACGATGATAACAAAGCATTGCAGGTATAGATACATTTGATTTCGCCAACATAGtaaatgattttttttggtCCACATTATACATACCGAAGGAGCAGCATCAAGCCCCGTATAAATTGGTGTGAAGTTGCTGTCCAAATATACTCCGTCACCATTGACCTAACAAACCACAGCTAAGAATGGTCACAAGGTAATTTCAATCACACAAAGAAATTATGAAAAATACAGAATAGCATACCTCATGAAGCATCTGCCAAACTGCACTAGTTCTTAAATAGTTTGAATCAGTGACTAAAGAAAGTAATACTCCATTAATCTGCATAAGATCAAAACGggtcaaaaaggaaaaatagaagGCAGCTAAACATAGCTCCTAAAGTAATAAAATACAGCAAACGTTGAGTTTTCACCTTAACTATAGTATTGTAATGATTGTTCCAGTACAGAATGTATGGAACATTTTCAACAAGGTCTTCTTGTAGGGAAACCAAGCTGTAGCATTGGCACATGGTTATTTAAAATATTAACCAGTGGCAAACAACAAATAGTTTCCAACCAAAAAAGACTGCAcatagaaaaaggaaaattagATATTTTACCCAATGAGAGTAAGTTGAGGTCCCCTTAGAAACTTCTTGATCGCCTCCGCTAAAAACATTGAAAAAAAGCAATAAGAGCGATGGAAAAGGTTGTGCAAACAATGTGTAGCTGAAAAATAAAACTAACAATGTGGAAAACCAGGTTCATTTGCCACCAGTGTAAGACTTTCAAATGAAACTTCGGGTCCAGGCAACAAATCCTAATAATGAGTATCATGATATTAGCTGGCCACGTCATATAAATTGCTTGCGCACTGAATTAGAAAATTTGCACTAAAGACATAATCAATGCTCATGATAAACTTGCTTACCGTAGGAGCAATCCAACCGTGTCGAAGATTGAGATCTAAGCAATCAAGGAGCAAACACTCTGGTGTCATCGTAAAACCATCTGTTCTGCAATGTCAAAATTGCAAATATCAGAACGCCAGCAGCCAGCGCAAACAACAAAGCAAAGAGACAACCAATATGGAAAGCTAGAACTACAATCACCTGGTGAAGACAACGTCCACATCAAATCCGGTGGCCAGTGTCTGCACCACATCCCATATCTTTCTTTGTATTTCAGAACAATGGGcctattgaaaaaaatatatccaCAACCTTAGGCTGAAGGCCATGAATGCAACAAAAATCGAGTTTGCAAGAGTTGTGAACCTGCATTTTCACACTTTCTTTAAGAAAAGAGACGACAAGGTTCAGTAGATATTCTATTGATACCACAGTTTCATGTGGTTCAAAAAAGATGCTCCCCTTGAGCAGTAGAACATTGCCTGTGGTAAAAAACAGAATAAATCCAAATCATGAGGAAATAAAATACAAAAATTGAAAGTAAAGCCAATTTCACTTACAGACTGCAATAAGGGCGCATGGGCCATCATTTATCTGGTGGATAACATGGGTAGATCGTCCGAAAAAATCAATAGGCCTTATATTCAAGTTGCCATGCATGCCCTGCAAGAAACAGGTTTGAGGGGCAGCATTTTCCAACAATACATGAAATCATTCTAGCAATTTTGCGCTTACAGATATATTTGCTTTCTCCTCGATACTCCAATCATCTTTCTCCTCAGTCTTCTCATAATCTCTGTCCTCGTTCCTATCCTCCTCTCTGTCTTCGTTCCtatcctcctctttctccttgGGTACTAAGAGCCCCTTCAGACCCATCTTCTCTTTTTTattcctcttctttctttcgCTTTTCGTTAGTGGCTAAATCAAATGCATGACTTCATTGAGTTAGCAAAACATGCCTAAAAATCAAATAGAGCAAGAACTTGCAATAGCACTTCAACATTCTGCTCTTACCAGTATTGATTGAATCTTTGAATCTGTAGGCACAAAGTCACAATCAACAAACAATCCATCACCATTTTCCTaattaaccatgcaaaaaaaaacagttaGCATATTATAATCACATGCAACATAAAAAGATCAACTAACATACCTGTGTTAACCTTTCCCACACCGCATTGGTTTCAGTACTTAACAAAGACAAATCGTTCAGCAACACATATATTTTCTCTTCAAACTATACAATAAAAGGAATATATTAGGAGGAAAGGTTCACTCACTTTAATAAGGGAAGGGTCACTGTCTCTGAACAAATCAATAGCTCACCTTAGATATTGTAATTAACTTTTCATTCCAAAGCAGGACAGTGGGCTGTCTCGCTTTGAGGTCATCATGTAATGAAGAGAATCTGCACCCAGTGACATAAACCGAGTTTTAGAAGCAACAAAAAAAGTAACACTTGAACATATATAAACTTCCATTTACCCATATGGGGTTAGCTGAGGGCCCCGCAAAAAGGTTGAGATCATTGCACCTAAAAATAgtgaacaaagaaaagaagtaTCAGGAGAATCACTTGCAAATACAGTTTTGTGCCAGAAAAATTGAACACTTGTGTTGTCGAGATTTACAAGAAGTAGATTCAAGTTCTTCTGATTCAGTTAAAGAGAACGCAAGTGCTGAATAGAACATGTCATCTTTACATCCACCATGCTTTTGAAGCCCTGAATTTGTGTTGGATAGAATCGATTCATACATAGCAAGATTATATGAAAGTTTGGAGTAGGAGCTTCTAGGTATTGAGGAGCCCAATTCAACATCCTAATGAAATATCAAAGTATCAGCCTTGAATTACCCCAATAAAGATCTCAAATCTTACAGAAATGCTGATGCATTGAAGGAACTAATATTTGAAAAAGCCCATGTACAATGGGTACCTGGGGATCAACCAACCAGCCATGGTGTAGAGGGACACCAAGAAAACCAAATAGTGCAGTTTCTGAGCTCTGCTCAAAGCCACAAGAGCTGAAAAATGGACATCATAAACATTATACTCTGAGAAGGACAATCACACATACTCACACAATTAAATCAGTATCACAATCACCTAGCAAATGTCACATCAAAGTATAAACTGCCTGGAAGCTTCGGCAATACACCAAGAACTTGTTTATTGAACTCTGATAGTTCCAAGTTCTGTTCCAACTGCAGTATAAGTGGACAGTAGCTTAGCTTTGAGTTAATGAACATTCATTTGCAAAACAATTGCACCTATACAGTTGCATACCTGCATTTGTGTATTGCCATACAAAAGATAACGCTGGACAAGATAGATGAGATGGCCCTCTGACACCTTCTTGATATCTAAATTGAGAGTTATCTTCTCTGCAAGCAGGAGAACATTGCCTGCAGTGGCACAGAAACAAGGAGTGAATGAACTCTGTCCTAGGCATTTCCAATAAGTTCAGTGAAGTGAGGGTGAAACCTTTTTTGAGAGGGAAAATACAGTACAAATGATATTCAATGTCAATTTAATCTATGAACTTGTTGGATTGTACACACATATGTAAAAGTAAGTAAACAGCGCGAATTCCAGGTAACCGGCCAAGCCACTAAAGTAGATAaacagagagaaaaaaaaactaaaaatgcAGCCACATTGACTTACATAGTGCTACTAGGGAGCAGCGTGTATCCTTATTCTTGAGGATAATGGGTGTGCTCCGACCTAGAAATTCAATGACCCTTGTTGCATACCACACAACAGCAGTGacatctttcttctttttcttctttttccccatATCATATGGCTGTTCCTGATCCCGTAACTGGGGAGGAGGGTGCAGAGTTGGCAAAACATTCAAATGAAACAATGAACATCCACAATATCCAAGAGGCACAAAAAAGTATGCTAATTTCTTTATCAAAGAACACAGACAACTATGAAAGATGACAATACTTCATGCCTATAATAAATGTAATATCAGATTTGAGTTTCAAATAAGGGAATACAGCTCAAAGACAAACTTGAAACACTGGTACGTCAATATGATCATATAGCCCAAGAGTGAAATTTTATCCTAGATGGGTTCCTATTTCATGTGTTTCCTTAAAGTATGCACCAACTTCTTCTTCACACTGAACTTCACATTTAATTATTAAAAACGCTTCAATGAATTTTAACTGTAAAAACTTCAGTGGATCATCTTGAAACCAATATTACCTCCGCTATggtttttttgtagatcaacaCTTCATCTTCGACTATTCTCTCCATTATTGTCCCTTCAAGCTCGGTACATAAATCAGGTTCATTTTGAAGAATTCCATAAAGAATACTGTTCAAGGAAGATAAATTCATTAGAGTACAAACTCACATGCAGTAATCATAGATGGCATGTATTCTTTCTATATACCCACTGTGAGTATGTTTAACCTACTCGGAATAGAAGTTGCATGACAGGCTGGCAAGAACTAACAAGAAAAGGCAGAAGATGGAGCATAAAAGACACAATGCCAATGTTAACAGAAGCAAAAACAGGTGggtcaagtaaaaaaaaatatatcttgTCATCCAGAGATCTACAGTAAACAGTACTTTATAACCATTTGACTAAACCCAATCATAGAATCAATATCCTGATCATATTTTACAGGTTTCATCTTGAATGTTATTTTCACTTGCAGTAAAGAAGCACACAGCAAAAGGTAGAAGTGGTAACTGCACAAGCATGCAGCAACTCCAAGCATAAGTAGTCTAACATAAAATTCTTGGCAAGATACTTCTGGAGGAAAGACAAAGCGGAAACTCAATACAGCAGGGTGCAAGAAAACAGATATGCAGCAACACCAAGCATAAGTAGTCTCAAGACGTTCTTGGCAAGATACTTCTGGAGGAAAGACAAAGCGGAAACTCAATACAGCAGGGAGCAAAAATACAAAATTTGTTAACGACGACTCATACTGAAAATCATGCAGACTGACAGTTGACCTAACTGGATGCTCTGTGAGTTGCTATGGTGCATCAAATAAGCCATACTGCCATACCACATAATAAAATTCAAAGTTTATAACGTGTGAGAATACATTATTCAAAAATACGACTTTTGTAAACAGGGAAAACTGTTTTTGTATAAATACATGTAAAATAAAGCACAGCTTCAAATAAAAGTGATTGTTCTTACACATCGTAATTCTCTTGCTTTGTCTTGAGTACTTCGTGGCCATATTGCACAGCCTGTTTATCGGCACACTTCAGGAAATACTCGCGACCTTCATTTCCTAACCCTGGTATTCATAAAGATGCATACCAATTTTATCACAATAGGAACAAtgtaataacaaaaaaaaagaaagtattGATGTAATAAGTCATCCCACAATCATGTTGGTCTGATTATTCCTTAATTGTATTATTCATGTGTTCATGACAAGAAAATACACAACCCATATGTTGATGTTGTAATTATTAACATTCGTGACCAACCGAAACGTAACGCCCTTACCAAGCTGAGAACCAGGAGCATTAGTAACAGCGATCATTCTTATGTGATCTGCAAGGAGGCGGTATGCCGTATCAACTCCATCTGTATCAGCTGCACCAATTTTACCAGAGTAGTCCTCAATTCCTTGACCAGCACACTGCATATATGCATATAAGTCATTATTACATGTCATTGACCAAGGAAATCAATAATATTACACAGCCAGTTATCATTTGCAACAAAAGGTAACTTGAAGTGGACATGGAAAACTTACATAGTAGATTTTAGAAAGTACGTCAGCGTAGACATCTAAGTCATAgtgactttttttattttgaagaaTGGCAGCTAAACATTCAAGATTAATCCCTGTTACGACATGCTTAGCTTGCAAAGGCCCCAAGACGCCATTTGCTTGCCTATCGAACTAGAAAAT
This sequence is a window from Setaria italica strain Yugu1 chromosome III, Setaria_italica_v2.0, whole genome shotgun sequence. Protein-coding genes within it:
- the LOC101753625 gene encoding uncharacterized protein LOC101753625, which produces MAASTVSSCVPPSLPESAAASGLVLLDRWCYIADLPNNTTAESTTSSGLPIKVTFRAARPPLLSHFCVHCPGLDFRKIGPKIVATDADLVLLRVPIDPNSTNRGLDWDYFVYRPRAQWLNLLPNPHPRVLDDSATALISREDGAWYVVAALGVRLPLYDGRALIRWDFDLHLYRSSDSKGWISKRLSVNEFERDKLIPLPRAVDRLYHETEKTITIGGEHGTVAWVDLWRGIFFCDVLKECPLLQDVPLPVPARGDWDCRLRHCNPSYLRDVTISRNKDSIKYVELEFLYREELNATPVSHTDWVCNNSRKSQVIRDGWKSTTWNMAIPVGLGEGWHRDCVIDVKDVNLEASDPCLSDLMAMLSSKTTRTWKELPVACPILSMDDDVVYLLSQTRPRYMDKLAVIFAIDVRKATLQGLAELDVQKSTIFFPNFCTSEICRGT